In Aquimarina spinulae, a single window of DNA contains:
- a CDS encoding ABC transporter permease gives MLKNHLKIAWRSILKDKMFTFIKIGGFAVGIMACVLIALFIKDELSYDKHYVSEKQIFRVYTEVIHKGELIKWTHYPAPFAKALKKDFPEIEKSGRFLTSELFGTGNKELRIEGETENIFENGFIFADQELLEILEIPLAQGSTKSALSQPGTIVISQAKADKYFPNGDAIGKTLILDNNTEKPYKITGVMKDSPENTHFKYNFLMTMVGRDFYPYEKHNWGAQNYHTYVLVNNNTNIRELEQKMFSIVEDYMIPTARESNRLDKVDFLKSYKFKLQPVSDIHLKSTDISDGLKHGDIRFVWLFGAIAIFILLLACINFINLSTAKSANRAKEVGLRKTVGAFRRNLISQFITESVLFSIISFVLGVILAWALLPYFNTIASKTLIVPWSQWWFLSVLLFSALCIGIFAGLYPAFYLSAFRPVNVLKGSLSTGSKSGKLRSSLVIFQFTTSIVLIIGTLIIYQQMNYILNKKLGYDKEQVLVIQGTKSLENKTQNFKDQLLKLPEVKQVSVSDYLPIEGTKRNGNTFKEKGKENEGVAVPAQRWEVDHDYINTLGIRIKKGRDFSRELASDSTDAMVINEVMAKSFGFENPLGKKITNGRHSWTIIGVVEDFHFETLKNDIQPLAMAVNNSPGMISVRLRTDHINEVLKSIATIWSTSVPNQSFRYSFLNQDFSKMHEDVQRMGKIFVSFALFAILVACLGLFALSAFMVEQRKKEISIRLVLGAPFKSIYKLLTLDFLKLIIISIGIAIPIGWYMMSRWLEDFAYRINIGWGIFLIAGILAIAVAILTISYQSIGAVFIKPLKSLRTE, from the coding sequence ATGCTAAAAAATCATTTAAAAATAGCCTGGAGAAGTATCTTAAAAGATAAGATGTTTACTTTCATCAAAATAGGAGGTTTTGCTGTTGGGATAATGGCGTGTGTATTGATCGCACTTTTTATTAAAGACGAATTAAGCTATGACAAGCATTATGTTTCTGAAAAACAAATTTTTAGGGTATATACAGAAGTAATACATAAGGGTGAACTTATTAAATGGACTCATTATCCTGCACCTTTTGCTAAAGCGCTAAAAAAGGACTTTCCCGAAATAGAAAAGTCAGGGAGGTTTCTTACAAGCGAACTTTTTGGTACCGGAAACAAAGAGCTTCGAATAGAAGGAGAAACAGAAAACATTTTTGAAAATGGATTCATTTTTGCCGATCAGGAGTTATTAGAAATCTTAGAAATACCACTTGCACAAGGAAGTACTAAGAGTGCTTTATCCCAACCAGGAACTATAGTAATCTCTCAAGCAAAAGCTGATAAATATTTCCCTAACGGAGATGCTATTGGCAAAACACTCATTTTAGATAATAATACAGAGAAACCTTATAAAATCACTGGTGTAATGAAAGATTCACCAGAAAACACCCATTTTAAGTATAACTTTCTGATGACAATGGTGGGCAGAGATTTTTATCCTTATGAAAAACATAATTGGGGTGCGCAGAATTATCACACTTATGTTTTGGTGAATAATAATACCAACATACGAGAATTAGAACAAAAAATGTTCTCTATTGTTGAGGACTATATGATCCCTACGGCTAGAGAATCTAATAGGCTTGATAAAGTGGATTTTTTAAAAAGCTATAAATTCAAACTACAGCCTGTAAGCGATATTCATTTAAAATCAACAGATATTAGCGATGGGTTAAAACATGGTGATATTCGTTTTGTATGGTTGTTTGGTGCCATCGCAATATTTATTCTGCTATTGGCATGTATTAACTTTATCAACCTATCTACAGCCAAATCAGCAAATCGTGCCAAAGAAGTAGGGTTGCGAAAAACCGTGGGAGCTTTTAGGAGAAATTTAATTTCTCAGTTCATCACAGAATCAGTCTTGTTTAGTATCATTTCATTTGTTTTGGGAGTAATACTGGCATGGGCATTACTGCCGTATTTTAATACGATTGCCTCAAAAACTTTGATTGTACCATGGAGCCAATGGTGGTTTTTATCCGTATTACTGTTTTCTGCATTATGTATTGGGATTTTTGCTGGATTATATCCTGCTTTTTACCTCTCTGCTTTTAGACCAGTAAATGTATTGAAAGGAAGTTTGAGTACAGGTAGTAAAAGTGGTAAACTAAGAAGCAGCCTGGTTATTTTTCAATTTACTACATCAATTGTTCTTATCATCGGTACATTAATCATATATCAACAGATGAACTATATTTTGAACAAAAAACTGGGCTATGATAAAGAGCAAGTTCTGGTTATTCAAGGTACAAAAAGTTTGGAAAATAAGACACAAAACTTTAAGGATCAACTCTTAAAATTACCGGAAGTAAAACAGGTTTCTGTTAGTGATTATTTACCTATCGAAGGAACCAAAAGAAACGGAAATACTTTTAAAGAAAAAGGGAAAGAAAATGAAGGGGTAGCTGTTCCTGCACAAAGATGGGAAGTAGATCATGACTACATTAATACCTTGGGTATACGTATAAAAAAAGGACGAGATTTTTCAAGAGAATTAGCTTCAGATTCTACCGACGCTATGGTCATTAATGAGGTCATGGCTAAGAGTTTTGGTTTTGAGAATCCTTTAGGAAAAAAAATAACTAATGGAAGACACTCCTGGACCATCATTGGTGTAGTAGAAGATTTTCATTTCGAAACCTTAAAAAATGATATTCAGCCATTGGCAATGGCCGTAAATAATAGTCCAGGGATGATTTCTGTACGTTTAAGAACAGATCATATAAATGAAGTATTAAAATCAATCGCAACGATTTGGAGTACAAGTGTTCCTAACCAATCCTTTAGGTATAGTTTTCTAAACCAGGATTTTTCTAAAATGCACGAAGATGTACAACGTATGGGTAAGATCTTTGTCAGTTTTGCTTTGTTTGCAATCCTTGTAGCATGCCTTGGTTTATTTGCTCTTTCTGCCTTCATGGTAGAGCAGCGTAAAAAGGAGATTAGCATCCGTTTAGTTTTGGGAGCCCCTTTTAAGAGTATATATAAGTTATTGACATTAGATTTTTTAAAACTGATTATCATTTCAATAGGTATTGCCATTCCTATTGGTTGGTATATGATGAGTAGATGGCTAGAAGATTTTGCATATCGTATTAACATTGGTTGGGGGATATTTTTAATAGCAGGAATCCTGGCAATAGCAGTAGCGATTTTAACCATAAGCTACCAATCTATCGGAGCAGTATTTATTAAACCTTTAAAAAGTTTACGAACAGAATAA
- a CDS encoding ABC transporter permease, whose product MHTLYFKIAIRYLLKNKLYSFINILGLAIGVASFILIMVYVNYERSYDTFEGSENVYRVYMDALEGDVFEASDAQTANLIGPTLKQEFPEVIEHVRLHRFDKVTFKYDEKIIEESKGSLADATYFEIFKYPLLKGDKQNALKEPNTIVLTESFAKKIFGAQNPIKKTLSGFYSGEEVLLTVTGILKDIPENTHMKTNFLISFDTYGNWFASEEQKKLNWGHCNFFTYLKIDKNADKALLKSKVIASDFEDDEDERYNIEPLEDIHLYSNKPYEAETNGSISRIKFLTAIAFIVLLLSWLNYINLSTTKSLERAKEVGVRKVAGAQRMQLILQSLTESVVLNGIAILIAIILTISMLSMYNNVTGKELVIQTSTIIQLLPIIGFIVVGVILAGLYPAILLSGYSPSKALKGKIRTSASGLNIRKGLIVMQFLATIVLLISTMVITKQIDFMQKQPMGAELNQTISFHGEFLSNMSDSLARNKCKILETELQKLPFVQGTARTQTYPGDGYDNLSSFIGLKYPNGTQDNKKPFYNYTADSNYLDILDIQFLAGNNFINNPKGNSNTVIINEACMREIEIFNPNEAINKTIKFFGKDWTISGVIENYHHFGLKKRIHPMIILHGNSSNNLLVKFDETVASTVGYNKAITQVEKKWKQILPQRTFGYTFLDKKFEAQYNDDKEFSAAFRIFTLLAICIAALGLFGLTSYTCIQRKKEIGIRKVNGASIFKILKLLNIDFIKWVGIAFIIAIPIAWYVMNSWLENFALKTNLSWWIFVLAGIMALGITLLTVSWQSFMAANGNPVDVLRDE is encoded by the coding sequence ATGCACACCTTATATTTTAAAATAGCAATTAGATATCTTTTAAAGAATAAGCTCTATTCTTTTATTAATATTTTAGGATTAGCCATAGGAGTTGCTTCTTTTATTTTGATCATGGTTTATGTGAATTACGAACGTAGCTATGATACTTTTGAAGGATCAGAAAATGTATACCGTGTATATATGGATGCTCTTGAAGGTGATGTTTTTGAAGCATCAGATGCACAAACCGCCAATCTTATCGGTCCTACATTAAAACAAGAATTTCCTGAAGTGATAGAGCATGTGCGTCTTCATCGTTTTGATAAAGTAACTTTTAAGTATGACGAAAAAATCATTGAAGAATCCAAAGGATCTCTGGCAGATGCAACCTATTTTGAAATATTTAAGTATCCACTTTTAAAAGGAGATAAACAAAATGCGCTAAAAGAGCCTAATACTATTGTACTCACAGAATCTTTTGCTAAAAAAATATTTGGAGCGCAAAACCCTATAAAAAAGACTTTGTCAGGGTTTTATTCAGGAGAAGAAGTGTTATTAACGGTAACCGGAATTTTAAAAGATATTCCCGAAAACACTCACATGAAAACCAATTTCCTGATTTCTTTTGATACCTACGGAAACTGGTTTGCATCAGAAGAACAAAAAAAATTAAACTGGGGACATTGTAATTTTTTCACCTACTTAAAAATTGATAAAAATGCTGATAAAGCCCTTCTGAAAAGTAAAGTAATTGCTAGTGATTTTGAAGATGATGAAGATGAAAGATATAATATAGAACCTCTAGAAGATATTCATCTGTATTCTAATAAACCCTATGAAGCCGAGACTAATGGTAGTATCAGTAGAATAAAGTTTCTAACAGCCATCGCTTTTATAGTACTGTTATTATCGTGGCTTAACTATATCAACTTATCTACAACCAAATCTCTAGAGCGTGCCAAAGAAGTAGGTGTTCGTAAGGTTGCAGGCGCACAACGTATGCAGCTTATTTTACAATCATTAACAGAATCGGTTGTTCTAAATGGTATTGCAATTCTTATAGCAATTATACTTACCATAAGTATGCTTTCGATGTATAACAATGTTACTGGAAAAGAATTGGTAATACAGACTTCTACTATTATACAGTTATTACCTATTATTGGTTTTATTGTAGTTGGTGTGATTCTGGCAGGATTATATCCTGCTATTTTATTAAGTGGATATTCACCATCAAAAGCATTAAAAGGAAAGATAAGAACTTCTGCCAGTGGATTAAACATTAGAAAAGGATTGATTGTTATGCAATTTCTAGCCACTATCGTTTTGCTTATTAGCACAATGGTCATTACCAAACAAATAGATTTTATGCAAAAGCAACCTATGGGTGCAGAATTAAATCAAACTATTTCTTTTCATGGCGAATTTTTAAGCAACATGTCGGATTCTCTAGCTAGAAATAAATGTAAAATCCTCGAAACAGAACTACAGAAACTTCCTTTTGTACAGGGTACAGCAAGAACTCAGACGTACCCTGGTGACGGTTATGATAATTTGTCATCATTCATAGGACTGAAATATCCCAACGGAACACAAGATAACAAAAAGCCATTTTACAATTATACAGCAGACAGTAATTATCTTGATATACTAGACATTCAATTTCTTGCTGGAAACAATTTTATAAATAATCCCAAAGGAAATAGCAATACAGTTATAATTAATGAGGCCTGCATGCGTGAAATTGAAATTTTTAACCCAAACGAAGCTATCAATAAAACCATAAAATTCTTTGGAAAAGACTGGACAATTTCTGGTGTTATTGAAAATTACCATCATTTTGGATTAAAAAAAAGGATACATCCTATGATTATTCTACATGGCAATAGCAGTAATAATTTATTAGTAAAATTTGATGAGACTGTTGCTTCTACTGTGGGATATAACAAAGCGATTACCCAGGTAGAAAAAAAATGGAAGCAAATACTACCACAACGTACTTTTGGGTATACATTTTTGGATAAAAAGTTTGAAGCCCAATATAATGATGATAAAGAATTTAGTGCTGCCTTTAGGATATTTACACTTCTGGCAATATGTATCGCAGCATTAGGTTTGTTTGGATTAACATCTTATACCTGTATACAACGTAAAAAAGAAATAGGAATTAGAAAAGTAAACGGAGCAAGTATTTTTAAAATCCTGAAATTATTAAACATTGATTTTATCAAATGGGTTGGGATTGCATTTATAATTGCGATTCCTATAGCCTGGTATGTTATGAATTCGTGGTTA